The Cotesia glomerata isolate CgM1 linkage group LG7, MPM_Cglom_v2.3, whole genome shotgun sequence genome segment ACAAGAATTATATcgtaagattttattttatacgaataaaaaaaaaataaaattccaaagtaaataaatttaattttaataaacttaattGCAATGCCTCGAAAATGCAGCCGTCAgtgcaaaaaattaatattacttaAGGGGGGAAAAATGTTTTCatgctgattttttaattatttttttaaggtatgaaattaatgttatttattgaaactatcaggttatttatatttttccatattttaCGACAATATAACTTCAAAAGTAGCAGTATGaaagccacaatttttatctgaaattaaTGGCAcggaaaaattacatttcttTATACAATTACACTAAATATGAACCTCTATCATaagcgatatttttatttaaactattttttttttaataaacaatgtaTGAAAAAACGGTAAAAAATCACGATTTAATTTCAGagccctctaaaaaataaaaattttttattttttttagtaaggTTCATACAGAAGATACACacattaaaaagtaatttttctgtgccattgatttcagataaaaattgtgGCTTCCATAGTGCACACCAACTCCAAAGTCGGATGTCAACCTACGATATCAGCTATCTTCTCTATTTGTTAAGTTATATTGTTGTTCAATACGAAAAAATactcataaatatatgtataaaataaactgatagttttaataaataatattaattttttataccttaaaaaaattaatgagaacAGCCTTCTACACATATTTCtcttcttaattaaaattatttttatcaataattattagatggatcctggaaaaaatagacccggaaaaaattttaaagttataaaaaattcatattattttagatttattaaattattattattattattattattaaaatttctattttgcaataattttaatgaaataatatgaatttttcataacttacaaattttttccgaGTCTACTTTTTCTGATTaccttattaaataataataattgtaataatgaAGAATGCGAGACCAGATCATTATCTTTGGTCATTACCGATAAATCTATTTGAATAcagtagataaaaaatttaatgacaaatttaatagtaattgttattgtttatCTTTTTCAgcccttaataataattaattacatttaattattttacgatttacattaaattatgaTGATACCGCGAGTGGATAATGATTAAGACTGATCTTATCACTTTTTAGCAAGTTCATTGCTGAGCCAGTCAAGACCCTCGTAGAGCCCCTGGCCCTGGGTAGCACAAGTGCTCTGAATGTACCAGTGACGGCCTCGCAAAGCATTCAAGCCTAATTTTTCAGTCAATTCCGCGGCGGACATCGCATTCGGCAGGTCCTGTTTGTTGGCGAACACCAGGAGGACCGCGTCTCTCAGCTCGTCTTCTTTCAACATGTTGTTGAGCTCGATCTCCGCTTCGGAGATTCGCTCGCGGTCATTGCTATCCACTACGTAGATAAGTCCTTGTGTGTTTTGGAAGTAATGCCTCCAGAGCGGACGGATTTTTGTCTGGCCACCCACGTCCCAGACGGTGAAACAGATGTTCTTGTACTCGACGGTCTCCACGTTGAATCCAATTGTTGGGATCGTCGTTACTATTTCACCGAGCTTtagtttatataaaattgttgTTTTACCCGCAGCGTCCAATCCTACCATCAGGATTCTCATCTGCTTTTTTCCAAACAAACGAGTAAATAGACTACTCACTGTCAGTCCCATTTTCAGTTATCTAAAcataggaaaattttttattaatttatttgaagtgtataatttaatttaaaaataaaaaaaatttttttttttactttcaaataattagttgctacaaaaattataattacaaataaaatatactgAAATTTAGTATATGGTTTCGTATCTTtgtcaccaatagtcaatttatgatgataagtatttaggatgcattcgaaaatgctctatctctagatacataattaaaaaatgaccttatatctttaaaaatttcaataattaagaaatgaccttggatctcgtgaactattgacatttttaaagatataagctcatcccgatgttacactcatcaagacctttaatttgagtacccacatcaatttttcatatatttatatatattatatatatgtatgtatgaaaaatatgtcaaaatgcatgtgggtactcaaatgaaaggtcttgatgagtataacatcgggatgagattatatctttaaaaatgtcaataattaagaaattaccttgtatctcgtgaactattgacatttttaaagatataagctcatcccgatgttacactcatcaagacctttcatttgagtacccacatcaatttttcatatattttatatatttatatatataacatatatgtatatatgaaaaatatatgaaaaattgatgtgggtactcaaatgaaaggtcttgatgagtataacatcgggatgagattatatctttaaaaatgtcaataattaagaaattaccctgtatctcgtgaactattgacatttttaaagatataggctcatcccgatgttacactcatcaagacctttcatttgagtacccacatcaatttttcatatattttatatatttatatatataacatatatgtatatatgaaaaatatatgaaaaattgatgtgggtactcaaatgaaaggtcttgatgagtaaaACATCgggacgagcttatatctttaaaaacgtcaataattaaaaaagtacagtgcaatttaacaaaagtcattatttagtaaagcaaaattttatttacttatagtttacaaatcactgcagtcacatagtgactgcaaggttgctagtattttttatttaatttttcatgaaaaaatgtctttcatttaatttttaattttcatgtttttgattattctattttttataaattttaagattaaaaatatattatcgttaaaaaaaaattctaaaaatcatttttatgggTTAAAAGTATTGTGGGCAGTGAAGCAAAACAATTACTCACTTTACTTACAACCATAAAATTCCAATTAACACATAAttgcttattaatttttttttacattaatttatataaattattaaaaatttttttaatttacttcaAGAATAAAATCAtctgtttttaaatattaaaatttaatggtcAGCAAAAATATTAGCTGTCAGATGATaatagcaaaaaataaaaaatttattgatttttaataaaataaattaaaaatttgtgagatatttaattaaaaaaatgatgagaaatctaaatatttttaaaaaattcaaattaattttatttataaacacaaAGTGTCAAATGTAACCtatattagttaaaaaataaagacttgtcaaaaaaaattatcagtaaGCAATTATTTGCCAGCAAATTAtcgtaaaaaaatgtataattaaaataatgatgacttatgatgattattttatcaaattataaaatctttGAAATACCCAGACGTGAAGTGTCATTGATTAGTATAAATTATGAGCAACAAATCGAAATGCTGTCAATgcaataaaaaacttaaataaagtaattaatatttaagaagaataaaaagtaaatgtaagaaataaaaaataggaggaataaaaataaaaattacctgatTTTACCTTAAGAATAATGACAATTCGTATGGTTAATGTAACCTTGATAgcgtattaaaaataagtggaacgtcttaataataaataaaacgtgGCGGACAAGTTATTGATGatgtagatttatttattaaagcccaatAATTACTTGTTAAGGTAAAAAAGCCAGCTCCAAAGCTTCTGTTGTAGTATTTAATGAGGTTGTGATTTTTAGTAGTTTTCCTGCGGTGGACACTAACGTCACGTCAACCGTTGCCAGAATATCGTCAATCGTCAGCACACTAAGGATGATTCACAtgtatgatgaaaaaaatattggagTGAAATTGACGACGCGACTGCTGCATACGTATTTCATTCCAAATC includes the following:
- the LOC123269111 gene encoding ADP-ribosylation factor 2; the protein is MGLTVSSLFTRLFGKKQMRILMVGLDAAGKTTILYKLKLGEIVTTIPTIGFNVETVEYKNICFTVWDVGGQTKIRPLWRHYFQNTQGLIYVVDSNDRERISEAEIELNNMLKEDELRDAVLLVFANKQDLPNAMSAAELTEKLGLNALRGRHWYIQSTCATQGQGLYEGLDWLSNELAKK